The region TGTGGAGCTTATCAATCTGGTGTTTTAGGTGTTTCTGTTGCAGACTATTTTGTGTATGCAATCTTTAATTATTTAAGTCCGTTTACAACTTTATTATTTGCTGCTTTGAATATTAAAATTAGACAATTAGTAAAGAAGTAGGTTTCCCAAAAAAAAGAGACCAATTTTACAGATTGCACTGATTATTGCGCATAGGCTTGTATAATAAAATATTCCAAAATAGACGATATGTTTTCTGCGTAAATATGTGTATCATTATTGTTCTCGTTTTAATACTATGAATTATGATAATTAAAGCAACAATTTCAGATACAAAACAACTCACAGCAATTGCACTACAGTCTAAAGCGTTTTGGGGATATTCTGATGATTTAATTCAATCTTGGACAGACGAGTTAACCGTTACTGAACAAATGATGTCTGAGATGTTTGTTTATAAATTTTTAAAAGATGATAAAATTATGGGCTTTTATATTTTAAATCAACCTAAAAAAGAAACTATTGAACTTGAGTTTCTATTTGTGTTGCCCGAGTATATTGGACAAGGAATTGGAAATCAATTATTGCAACATTCTTTTGAAAAAGCCAAAATCCTTAAAGCCAAAACGATGCAATTATTGGCAGACCCAAATGCAGCATCATTTTATGAATCAAAAGGATTTAGTATTATTGACAAAATACAAAGTGCTGTTTTTAATCGGTTTTTGCCTTTGATGCAAAAAGATTTGGATAGCTAACTTAAAAAGTTATACTTCATTTCTAAATGAATAATCTAGTTTTAAAATTATTGTCATGTAGCTTTGTAAAAAACTCATAATTAAACAAGTTTGCACCAACTTTTTTTACTAACAATTTAGTTTCCTTTGTAGAATTGCAATTAAAAAATTAATCTTTCAATCAAATCCTATTTTTAAATTCCAAAATAGCATTGTGAGGTTTCAGCGTAATCAAAGGTTTTATTTGAATAGGGGATTTCTTTTCAATAATTTCGAATTGTTCTACCAAGGCAATAATTGCTAAAATCATTTCATACATGGCAAAATTATTGCCAATACACATTCTAGGTCCCGCACCAAAAGGAAAATAATTTTTTGAAAACTTAATATTTTCATCTAAAAAACGCTCAGGAATAAATTCATTTGGCTGTTTCCAAAAATCTGAATGACGATGAATTTCATAAATTGAAAACAATAAGTTCGAGCCTTTGGGTAAAACAATTCCGTTGTAGATATCTTCCTCAATATTTACGCGGTCCATAAAATAAGCTGGAGGGAACAAACGCATAGATTCTTCAATAACTAATTTTGTATAGCTCGCATTTTTTATCCAATGCATACAATCCGTAGATTCACTTTTTATTTTTTTGATTTCAGATGCTATTTTTGATTGTGCTGCAGGATTTCGAGCCAACAATTCGCAGGTAAAAGTAAGTGCATTTGAAGTTGTTTCATGACCCGCTGCAAACAAAATTAATATTTCATCTACCAATTGATTTTCATCCATCTTAGAGCCATCCTCATATTTTGCACTTAAAAGCATGTCCAATAAATCATGATGATCTCCGTTGCTTTGCTTTCTTTCTTCCACCAATCTTTTTAAAATTGTTCTCGAATTTTGAGTCAAGTCTAAATGCTTTTTCGTTTTTCCTGAAAGGTTAAACCACCAAACAAAAAAAGGTTGTCTTAGTTCTTGAACCAACATTTTTTGAGTGGCTTCTGTGGTATGTTGCAATGAATCAATATCCGCATCAGAAATGTTTATATTGAAAATTGATTTGATAACAGTTTGAAAAGCCAAATCGTTAAAAACAGGAAAAACATCCATTGCTTTTCCAGTTTTAATATTTTTTAATTCTTCTAAAATGGTTTTTTGAATGGTATCAACCAACAGCTTAAGTTGGCTTTTATGAAAAGCTGGCTGAATTAATTTTCGTTGTTTTTGCCAATGTTCTCCCTCAGCAGTTAACAATCCTTTTCCAACATATTTGGCTAAATCTTTGGTTTGAATATAAGATTTGGTATAATTTTTTTGATTCTTTTGAAGCGCATGTTGTAAGAGTCCTGCATCTCTGCAAAACAAAACAGATTTTCCAAAACCAATTTTTAAACGAAAAATATCTCCTAAAGTATCAAAGTTTTTTGCGTGAAAAGGCAAAGGATTTTGTAAAATAGCATTGGCATGCTTTAGAAACTTAAAAAAAGAAACTTCTGGAATTTTATTAGATACACTCATTTTTAATTTTATTTGTACTCATGAACAGCCCGTTTTGAAGAATTTATAAAAGTTGACTGGTTGTATTTGTGTTATACAAATTTAAGCATATTCGCTTTTGTAATTTGTTGTATTTTTAATTAAATAGATACTTATAACACATCATTCTAAAATTTTTAACTAAATAAGACAATCCTGTCCTAAATAAATTTTCTGTGTCTAAATTTATTTAGGACAGGATTGAATCAAAATTTATAGTTGCTAAATAAAATCTTTTTTTGATTAAATCACTATTATAATTTAGTGTTGTCCGATTAAAATTAGCTAAAGTATTTTAAAGTATTGATAGTCTTGATTTTAAATAGTTTTTAAAGTAGTACACCTTGCTATTAAAACGACTTTAGAATTTATGATGTATCGAAAAATTTAAAATCGTAATAATATTGTTTTTCAGTTAGTTACATTCAAGTCTTTGTTCTTGATTCTAACAGCGAAAGCGGTCTTTTTATCTTTTATCGGACAATAATGATTATAATACCATTTTAGACATCTAATGCCGTAATAAATCGTTTCTTTTTCGCTTACTTTTTATTAAAAAAAATGACCGTAACGAAGGCTACGCTAATTGTTTTTTAATTTCACTGAACCAAAAAATAATTCAATTTAT is a window of Polaribacter litorisediminis DNA encoding:
- a CDS encoding GNAT family N-acetyltransferase — protein: MIIKATISDTKQLTAIALQSKAFWGYSDDLIQSWTDELTVTEQMMSEMFVYKFLKDDKIMGFYILNQPKKETIELEFLFVLPEYIGQGIGNQLLQHSFEKAKILKAKTMQLLADPNAASFYESKGFSIIDKIQSAVFNRFLPLMQKDLDS
- a CDS encoding cytochrome P450 — translated: MSVSNKIPEVSFFKFLKHANAILQNPLPFHAKNFDTLGDIFRLKIGFGKSVLFCRDAGLLQHALQKNQKNYTKSYIQTKDLAKYVGKGLLTAEGEHWQKQRKLIQPAFHKSQLKLLVDTIQKTILEELKNIKTGKAMDVFPVFNDLAFQTVIKSIFNINISDADIDSLQHTTEATQKMLVQELRQPFFVWWFNLSGKTKKHLDLTQNSRTILKRLVEERKQSNGDHHDLLDMLLSAKYEDGSKMDENQLVDEILILFAAGHETTSNALTFTCELLARNPAAQSKIASEIKKIKSESTDCMHWIKNASYTKLVIEESMRLFPPAYFMDRVNIEEDIYNGIVLPKGSNLLFSIYEIHRHSDFWKQPNEFIPERFLDENIKFSKNYFPFGAGPRMCIGNNFAMYEMILAIIALVEQFEIIEKKSPIQIKPLITLKPHNAILEFKNRI